The stretch of DNA TGACGCGGCAACTTCTTCCTCAAGCGTGTATTCGCGCGGGAAGCACTGCCAGACCTCGCCATAATAGTCGTACCAGGCACTGCGGTTGGGATAGTCCTCTGATACAAACATAAGGCCTCTTGATCTGAGGACATCGCGAACGGCCTCTCGCTCCGGCGTGGCGGGAGCATGGCTGATGATCACCCTGACTTGTCCAGGAAGAGCGTATGACACGGGCGAGCACTCCGAAGGCTCGGCGCAAACGTTGAGGTCCTCGGTACCGACTACACCGTCCAGGCTTCCCGCGATCGCGGCAGCATCGGTCAAAGGCATCCCTGCCGGAATGCTCCACACGCTGCCCTGGCCGGCAAGGCGCCCAACCAAAGGCCGCTGAAAGATGAATCCTGCGGCGGACAGGTTGTCATACAGTTCGCTTCGCTCGCTCTCCCCGAGGCCAGCCGCCTCCAGAACACCGATTGATTCAGCAAGAGCTGCTGATCCGCAGATCATGGCCACTGCTAACGAGAAGCTGATTACGTTCTTCATCACTGCACTCCTTTACGTCTCGTTTCAGAACGGATCGGCACAACTGTTATCCGCTATTGTGTTGTTTTGCAGGGACCAGACGTAAGCGCGGGAACCCGTCGAAGCGCTCGTGTAGATTCCGGCCCCTTGATTCGCAGTGTTGCCGCATATCACGTTCCAGACCGCCGACCAGTTCGTGGTTCTCATGATCGAGAACCCACCACCAATTGACGCCTTGTTATCGCTGATGCGGTTTTTCTGTATGTTTGATTTTTCCGGTGACCTTGGAGTCGGCAATTGGCATTTGTAGAAGGCAATGCCCCCTCCGTGACCCCGCGCTTCATTGGACGAGATCAGGTTGTTCTTGATGTAGATATTGGTGACAGCCTGGCAGTATATCCCGCCGCCATCGCGTTCCGCTGAGTTGGGATAGGACTGGCTGCCGATTGTGTTGTCGTCTATGATAGCGTACGTTTCAATACAGGCGATAGCCGCTCCGTCTCGCGCCGTATTGGCGAGCAGCGTACTTTCCGAAATGGTTGTTGGGCTGTAGCACTTGTAGAGGCAGATTCCGCCCCCGACGAGCGCCTTATTGTCTCGAATGATGTTATCCGAGATGACTACGATCGAACGATCACAGTAGATGCCTCCGCCAAGGGAAGCGTCTCCACCGGAAATAGTGAATCCTTCCACGTTTGCGTAGGAGCACCCAATGAACGTTACGGCTCGTCCGGTCTCATGGGATTCCAGGCTTGACGGATCTATTGTCGTCGGATAGGTGGATGGATCACAGGTCGTAAAGGAACCGTTGTACCCGCCCAATATCTGAAGGGATTTGTTCCTAATCACGACCTCCTCGGAATACTCTCCGCCTTGGCCCTCAATCTTCCCGGCAACACAAACGACTCCAACAGACAGATCAACACCTTCCCGAATCGTATCGAAGGGGTGATCCACGGATCCATCCTCGAAGCCTGTGGCTCGAGCGTCAACATATACGAAGGTTGTTTTCATGGCCGGGGGAGTGCCATCCCTGTATTCCTCGAAATTATCCATGCCGTCACTATCGGGATCCCCTGAAAGGGACTCATCCAAATCTCCGAAGTGCTCAATCTCCCAGTCATCGGGAAGTGTATCGAAGTCTGAGTCACCGCTGCGAGATACAGACTCGTGTGCACCGATATCCACCTCATCAAAAAGGACACGCGGACTGAACTCGGCATCGGCGTCGCCCTCTATTGCCAGATCGCTGTCGCCGGTGTCGATGCATGGGGAGTACGACTTCAGCCGAAAATCACCAGAGGCAGGATCCACAAAGTGGGGAAAACTGGAAATGTTGCAGTTTCCGTCATTCTCCACCGCCCCCTCAAAGCAAGAATGCGCGGGATCGCAATTGTAGAGGCTACTGCTGCCGTTGTACCACAGAATGCAATTATGGATTACAAGCGGAGGATACGATGTATTATAGACGCCGCCCCCACATGTTTGATATGAAACATTGGCAGCTATCGTGTTGTTGAAGACTGTCGGGCTGCCGCCTTCGGAGTATATGCCTCCTCCTACTTGGGCGCCGTTGTTGCAGATGAAGTTATTGGCGATGGTCGGGCACCCCGACCAGACAGCGATCCCGCCGCCCCATGTCCAGAAGTCGTTAGACAAGTTGTTATAGGTGATGCTATTTCCCACCAAGGTTGGAGTCGTAGAATAGCCTCCAATTGCGATCCCACCGCCTGATCCAAGGTTGGCGGTGAAGTCGTTGTGTTCGAAGAGATGATCACCTGGCCCCTCAACGCAGGCACCCCCGCCGTCTTGTGCGGAATTGCCTGTGAATTGGTTCCCGCGAAAAACGCCTCTGCCGACGACGATGTACACGGCCCCGCCGAAAGATTCCGAGAAATTCCCCTCGAAAGTGTTGTTTAGCACAATTGGCGAAGAAACATATGCCGATAACGCACCGCCCTTAGCTGGGAAATAAGGTGGATCGTCCCATGCTGAATTGTCGACGAAATGGCAATCTCTGATCGTGGGAGACGCTGCATTTACAAGAATGGCGCCTCCTCCTCTGGCGTCCATGGCTGCTCCGCCGGTAATGGTCAAGCCGCGAATCTCACAAGAGTTGCACCGATCCGGGCCCCCGGGGACCCCCGATGGGACGATGTAAAAGGCTCGATGATTAACAATAGCAGTTGCTCCGATGGAAATCGTGCAATCATCGGGGCCATTCTCTGAACATATCAAAACGGTCTTTGAAACTCGGACGTCCCTATTTCCTTCTCCCGTGTACGTCCCATCTTTCAAGACAATAACGTCCCCATCCACGGCCCTGTCTACCGCTTCTTGGATCGTAGCCAGCGGATCTTCAGCCGTTCCTTCACCTTCGTCGTCCCCGTCCTCCGCAACATACCTGACCTTCAGCGAGCTGCCGACGTTGATCCTGCCGCGAGTGACAAAGAACGGGACGCCCTTCTGGTCACCCTCCCTCAAGGTGGTGAGAATCTCGGTTTGCCTTCCCATCTCGCGGAAAGCGTCGATGAGGTAGGGCCCGCTGGCCTGAAGGTCCACACTGTAATCCAGTGTGATCGTGAAGAGCAATAGCGGCAGGCTCGACGTTACAGCCTGCGCCGAACTGAAGCTGAAAAAGACTGACTGGGCGTCAGCGCCCCGTTCCACGGGAGTCTTTGCGGCCATCTGTTCGGAGAGGACCACGTCGTAGTAGTTGAAGTAAGGATCGCCTGCGGCGATAGTGAAATTGCTGG from bacterium encodes:
- a CDS encoding right-handed parallel beta-helix repeat-containing protein is translated as MRSVLIAILLLATSTFSVTAAELILERAHVGGMEYDPIPHGTGTTQVNVYVDDVAGFYGIHLYLRFISKTGADASNFTIAAGDPYFNYYDVVLSEQMAAKTPVERGADAQSVFFSFSSAQAVTSSLPLLLFTITLDYSVDLQASGPYLIDAFREMGRQTEILTTLREGDQKGVPFFVTRGRINVGSSLKVRYVAEDGDDEGEGTAEDPLATIQEAVDRAVDGDVIVLKDGTYTGEGNRDVRVSKTVLICSENGPDDCTISIGATAIVNHRAFYIVPSGVPGGPDRCNSCEIRGLTITGGAAMDARGGGAILVNAASPTIRDCHFVDNSAWDDPPYFPAKGGALSAYVSSPIVLNNTFEGNFSESFGGAVYIVVGRGVFRGNQFTGNSAQDGGGACVEGPGDHLFEHNDFTANLGSGGGIAIGGYSTTPTLVGNSITYNNLSNDFWTWGGGIAVWSGCPTIANNFICNNGAQVGGGIYSEGGSPTVFNNTIAANVSYQTCGGGVYNTSYPPLVIHNCILWYNGSSSLYNCDPAHSCFEGAVENDGNCNISSFPHFVDPASGDFRLKSYSPCIDTGDSDLAIEGDADAEFSPRVLFDEVDIGAHESVSRSGDSDFDTLPDDWEIEHFGDLDESLSGDPDSDGMDNFEEYRDGTPPAMKTTFVYVDARATGFEDGSVDHPFDTIREGVDLSVGVVCVAGKIEGQGGEYSEEVVIRNKSLQILGGYNGSFTTCDPSTYPTTIDPSSLESHETGRAVTFIGCSYANVEGFTISGGDASLGGGIYCDRSIVVISDNIIRDNKALVGGGICLYKCYSPTTISESTLLANTARDGAAIACIETYAIIDDNTIGSQSYPNSAERDGGGIYCQAVTNIYIKNNLISSNEARGHGGGIAFYKCQLPTPRSPEKSNIQKNRISDNKASIGGGFSIMRTTNWSAVWNVICGNTANQGAGIYTSASTGSRAYVWSLQNNTIADNSCADPF